Genomic window (Culex pipiens pallens isolate TS chromosome 3, TS_CPP_V2, whole genome shotgun sequence):
CATAATTATGATTATCACAAAGTTTGCTCGCGCTCCGGAAAGTAAGAGTGAGATTTGGCTGAGTGTGTGTGTAGGTAGAGTAGAGCAGATTGTGTAATCCAATTTCCGTTGGGGTCAACGGAATCGGACTTCATTGCAGACATCTGGAACTGAACTTGAGGGGAGGTCATTTAAAAAGATCAATCACAAACATAGGTGAACTGAAAACAATTCTTCAATATTGCCAACAATAACGGCGATTGAGTTCCGGGAACGTATCATTAGTATGTGAGACAGGGATAATTACGGTCTTGTGCGGAGAGGGAAAGTGTCTCCTGTCTGATTGTTGGAGGAGATTGACGACTTTCTCGGTATTTCCGAGTTATTTATTCATGCCAAATTTGTTGGGGACGTGTGAAGTGAAAGTATTGAGTTTTTTCGaggaattcaatttttgtttcttgaaaacaactttataatttgttttgaacTCAATCAATATGGACATGGAAGAACATGCGTAAATCGTCATTGAACTCACAAATCATAAATTTAACGATCAAATTGAATAGCACGTAAAActgtatccagatttttaagcgaagatggcgttcgaataaTGAACGCCCGAagtgtcaaaatcacgcagtggtaccaacattacaaaacaaaagtgccatggcatgacagccaattttttttcgaatgttggtgctactgcgtgattttgacattttggacgttcacaattcgaacgccatcttcgcttaaaaatctggatagatGCACACTACCAAACCAAAGACAAGCAGACTTAAATCATTGAACTTTTTACCAAACGTATAATGATGCTTTCTCACAAGAGCCATCTAGTTGTGAACGTGCGCATTGTTCATATTTTTGACAGTATGAGCGCATACAGTTTACAACTCTTCAACGCGTGTAAGGAAGCGGTGGTGAATTTGAAATTGCCGTGGTGAGTTTCCAATCATTTTCATTGGCTGATGGAAAGAATAAAACAAAGATTTACGTCAGTTTGTCTGTGCTTAATGAAAAAGAAGATTTGTGCTACAATTTAGTCAAACTTTCGCTTCGCTAAATTGAAATTCTCCGCACAAATCAAACATTGACAGTGTTCATTAAATACCCTCCCATCCATCAATGCTATTTCACCACAAGACCGATCGTCACCGCAAAACAGATCTCGCAagcacactgaaataaaaaccaACAAGAAATTCCTACACCCCCAACATGTTTCAGCACTCCCAAGCCCTGCTAATTTTCCAAACTCCATtatcttccattttttttactcCAACAGCATTTAACGAGGAGGATCCACTTCACCCAACGAATCAGCAACTTCAGTCACGGGGCAAACGCCACCGAAGAAAGTCAATTGCGCGAGAGACACAGACCCATTATGGCCACCAAATCACTCCTGGCGGTGGCGACAATTGCGGTGCTGATCGTGATGCCGGCTCTGATTTGCGGTCTGGAGCCACCGGAAGATGCTGCCAAATCGAGGGGTGAATTGATGGGTGAggtgaaatttctaaatttagttgaaatttgagcagaatGTTGTGAGCGTGTATTTAACAGAACGAGAACTGTCAATTACACGCTCATTTGAAATTACTCAGATTGCCTTAAAATGGAAACCATCTTGGCTAAAGGGATGACATAACCAAACTTTATTTTGACAGCTCCCAGAACCTTCGGCCGGATCCGGATCATGAAGAACGTTATGCTTCCGATGGTGTTCCTGCTGGGCGGGATCAAGATGCTGCTGATGTTCCTGACGGTCATCTCGCTGAAGACGCTGTTCGTGGCCACCTCCATCCTGGTCATCAACATAAGCGTAGGTCTGGCGAAGGTCATCAACTTCTTCAAGCATGGCCAGTACGGGCAAGTCAGTCATGGCAGTTCCGGCCACTCCTGGGGCGCACAGGAAAAGAACATCAACATTAACATCCACAGCGACCCGGGCCACACGTTGTCCCTGGACGGTCCTCCACTGCCGTCGATCCACAGCAGCATAGCGCCCTCGTATCCGTACTCCCGGAGTGACATGGGCCTGGAGCCGGTCTACAGCAGTCTAAGCCCGAGTCTCGGACACTACTCGAAGCTCTACTCCGGTGGTAGCGTTAGCAGCGTAACATCGAGGCCGTACTCGCACTGGCCACAAATGACCCGGCGATGATAACGCTCCTGGTGGAGTTCCGAGGAAGCTCCCAAGATACTCACAATGCCAAATATGAAGACCACGTGGAGGAGACTGTACTCAGCGGAGTATGAAGATGAATGGCTCGCCGCAGCCAAGTGTGCAGCTCTAATTACTGCAAAGAGATTCGTTGAAATTGTTAAGTTTCTTTCACCCTATTCACTGCTGGCCACCAGTGCGAGTGTTGACTTGTAAGTTATTAAACTGTGTATACCACTTAAGGCTTATGTAAGCCCCTAGGTTctttaagtttatttaattaGCTCATTAAGGTAAGACAGGATGTGCGCAAAAGCGACCACGTGAGGCAAAAACGTTGAAACAAATCCCAAATTTGTTGAGTTAATTTGTTTCAGTGCAGTTCAGAATTGTCAAACGGAAGTAAACAGTCGTCGATATCTAACCCCGTTCTCGTGTACTAGTTTTCACTTATTTTCATGTGGTCGTTTTGGCGTGTAAAAGATTTCTACCAGAACAGTGCTATCTCGTTTTagtttcaacttaatttatttatttatttatttgaaaaaaaaaagttcaatcggAACATATCAGAGTCGCGTTGCAAGCATACCAGCTTcatcagtaaaaaaatgtttgcaatgcAGCCAGTTACACCGTTTAAGTTATGTTGATAAACAGAGATAAAAGTAAAAGTGGACGAAAACAACGGCccacaaaaaaaagtgcatcatTACTAAATCAGCTCGTGCGCGCCCGCGCTCGAGATACTCCTATTATAAGCAATGGTATTTGTAAGCAATTACGCACCGCGTGCCAAAACCCACACTAGCCTACAACTGTTACAACTGCAGGTGAAAATAAAGTAAAAGATGATGTAAATTAGTCAACAGTTTAGCgcgtttctttcttctttctttcgtTCGCCGTTTTTTTAACTCGTTTGATAAATTCAGCCAAGCGAGTCCAAAACGAACtccgaaaacaacaaatttcatAAGGTAAGTCCATCATCGC
Coding sequences:
- the LOC120428614 gene encoding uncharacterized protein LOC120428614 encodes the protein MATKSLLAVATIAVLIVMPALICGLEPPEDAAKSRGELMAPRTFGRIRIMKNVMLPMVFLLGGIKMLLMFLTVISLKTLFVATSILVINISVGLAKVINFFKHGQYGQVSHGSSGHSWGAQEKNININIHSDPGHTLSLDGPPLPSIHSSIAPSYPYSRSDMGLEPVYSSLSPSLGHYSKLYSGGSVSSVTSRPYSHWPQMTRR